In Actinoplanes derwentensis, the following proteins share a genomic window:
- a CDS encoding adhesin produces MTTSDPMGARWAATGPQSDEDIAYRTQTLRFTGMELSLDESVSFFALLRLWLYAAIAGTLVYFVFVLLFLLTLLGGAGGSASPTVFGGLLGFGTFAGVAAFWAVLLLVKIQEPVAEWKTLIEGKAAAAESSYAAIYHSLARRRIPVAVTPRRVRSDMIAESVNNRLIITERSYIAYVSVFAFGTSLYVGWTMWRERRGTALIAQFVKDIVGSVLGRTGIINQMLRTERVRATREALHSAVREGVDAAVEGIEMPIAATFGYDIPIESLPATTPGAAGGPPHTAGGPPPMVGRPAAPGEH; encoded by the coding sequence TTGACGACCTCAGATCCGATGGGCGCTCGATGGGCCGCGACCGGTCCGCAGTCCGACGAGGACATCGCCTACCGCACCCAGACACTCCGATTCACCGGCATGGAACTGTCGCTCGACGAGTCGGTGTCATTCTTCGCCCTGCTCCGGCTGTGGCTGTACGCCGCGATCGCCGGCACCCTGGTGTACTTCGTGTTCGTCCTGCTCTTCCTGCTCACCCTGCTCGGCGGGGCGGGCGGTTCCGCGAGCCCCACGGTCTTCGGGGGCCTGCTGGGATTCGGCACCTTCGCCGGGGTCGCGGCGTTCTGGGCGGTGCTGCTCCTGGTCAAGATCCAGGAGCCGGTCGCCGAGTGGAAGACCCTGATCGAAGGCAAGGCCGCGGCGGCCGAGTCGTCCTATGCGGCGATCTACCACTCGCTGGCCCGTCGCCGGATCCCGGTCGCGGTGACACCCCGCCGGGTCCGCAGCGACATGATTGCCGAGTCGGTCAACAACCGGCTGATCATCACGGAACGCTCGTACATCGCCTATGTCTCGGTCTTCGCGTTCGGCACCTCGCTCTACGTCGGCTGGACGATGTGGCGGGAACGCCGGGGCACCGCCCTGATCGCCCAGTTCGTCAAGGACATCGTCGGTTCGGTGCTCGGGCGGACCGGCATCATCAACCAGATGCTGCGCACCGAACGGGTCCGGGCGACACGCGAGGCCCTGCACTCGGCGGTGCGTGAAGGCGTCGACGCGGCAGTCGAAGGCATCGAGATGCCGATCGCGGCGACCTTCGGCTACGACATCCCGATCGAGTCCCTGCCGGCCACCACACCCGGCGCCGCGGGCGGGCCGCCGCACACCGCGGGCGGGCCGCCCCCGATGGTGGGCCGGCCGGCCGCACCCGGCGAGCACTGA
- a CDS encoding sensor histidine kinase, which yields MESRDWIREGMRAVASGAVAVPLAILNIPLLVLFVVSLVLTPVLGLGLVLVPLVTRLVRARADLARRLAAGWGQPIARPYLPRPEQARLGGFRHYRWIMRDPATWRDLGWLLPGAVAGLVLGLSSIALPVYGAEGILLIPLWISLGTDYGYGVIWPIETLADGFLSLPQGAVILAIGVAAAPYLRQADAWSTRLFLAPTRAAELRLRVSQLTTTRADTVDAQAAELRRIERDLHDGAQARLVSLGMTIGLAEEMVDDDPVAARKLLAEARESSLTALVELRQLVRGIHPPVLAERGLEGAVRALAMALPIPVTVTAALPGRPDTPVESAAYFVIAEALANAARHSGAAAVTVDLWHTGDVLSARVTDDGRGGAEPSGGTGLRGIERRLAAFDGTMSLSSPPGGPTVVTVELPCALSSPRISPSSGTG from the coding sequence ATGGAATCGCGCGACTGGATCCGGGAGGGCATGCGCGCCGTGGCGAGCGGAGCGGTCGCCGTCCCGCTGGCCATCCTCAACATCCCGCTTCTGGTGCTCTTCGTGGTGTCGCTGGTGCTGACCCCGGTGCTGGGGCTCGGCCTGGTGCTGGTGCCCCTGGTGACGAGACTGGTCCGGGCCCGTGCCGACCTGGCCCGCCGGCTCGCGGCCGGCTGGGGGCAGCCGATCGCCCGGCCCTACCTGCCCCGCCCGGAGCAGGCGCGGCTCGGCGGGTTCCGGCACTACCGCTGGATCATGCGCGACCCGGCCACCTGGCGCGACCTGGGCTGGCTGCTGCCCGGCGCGGTGGCCGGGCTGGTCCTCGGCCTGTCGTCGATCGCCCTGCCGGTCTACGGCGCCGAGGGCATCCTGCTGATCCCGCTCTGGATCTCGCTGGGGACGGACTACGGCTATGGCGTGATCTGGCCGATCGAGACCCTCGCCGACGGTTTCCTGTCCCTGCCGCAGGGCGCGGTGATCCTGGCGATCGGGGTGGCCGCGGCACCCTACCTGCGACAGGCCGACGCCTGGTCCACCCGGCTGTTCCTCGCCCCGACCAGGGCGGCCGAGCTGCGCCTGCGCGTCAGCCAGCTCACCACCACCCGGGCCGACACCGTCGACGCGCAGGCCGCCGAGCTGCGCCGGATCGAGCGTGACCTGCACGACGGCGCCCAGGCCCGGCTGGTGTCGCTCGGTATGACCATCGGTCTCGCCGAGGAGATGGTCGACGACGACCCGGTCGCCGCCCGCAAACTGCTCGCCGAGGCCCGCGAGAGCAGCCTGACGGCCCTGGTCGAGCTGCGCCAGCTGGTCCGTGGCATCCACCCGCCGGTGCTCGCTGAGCGCGGGCTGGAGGGCGCGGTCCGCGCGCTGGCGATGGCCCTGCCGATCCCGGTGACGGTGACCGCGGCACTGCCCGGCCGGCCGGACACCCCGGTCGAGTCGGCGGCCTACTTCGTGATCGCCGAAGCGCTGGCCAACGCGGCCCGGCACAGCGGGGCCGCCGCGGTCACCGTCGACCTGTGGCACACCGGCGACGTGTTGTCCGCCCGGGTCACCGACGACGGCCGGGGCGGAGCCGAACCGTCCGGCGGCACCGGGCTGCGGGGCATCGAGCGCCGTCTCGCCGCCTTTGATGGCACGATGAGCCTGTCCAGCCCGCCGGGTGGGCCGACCGTCGTGACCGTGGAGCTGCCGTGCGCGTTGTCATCGCCGAGGATCTCGCCCTCCTCCGGGACGGGCTGA
- a CDS encoding phospholipid carrier-dependent glycosyltransferase, protein MLRRRLIYILAVVAMLGQMAFAMVTTAMQQSPTIDEPVYVATAEVYRQQQSLRYNPEHPPLGKLIIAAGTAFAGAELDPAYPGNQTRLGRHLLYETGNNPFQVMLLARLPVIVLTLVFGLVVLFFARDLAGAWAGLIALALYSFSPDLIAHGSLATLDVPAAGMLLTAFWLAWRARERPKLYVPLAAVALGAALATRMSVLPAVPLLILLLALSTWKARPGVLKKRLAEAAGAALGAGLIAIAVVWFTYLVVDPRLRWETPPGLPELTGLKAMVVDLLPFPQAYRDGMLVQFKFENKLYNGFLLGEAYKGSPWYYMPVAILIKTPLGMLALWVAGVFTMLVVPKLRAATLYLLPVSALLLLFTMVGARNFGTRYVIILPMFLAVAAGAVALIRTIPSRVATVGLLLMVAVSSLRTFPYYLPYSNEAFGGTANTHNNLHDANVDWGQDLARLGQHLRTKYPGEPVWLIYKGSGVPRYYGIDARDPYSVPVSQIRGLLVISDSRVALASPRLKQMMEGSTLIDQVGYSISIYRR, encoded by the coding sequence ATGCTGCGACGCCGATTGATCTACATCCTGGCTGTTGTGGCGATGTTGGGGCAGATGGCGTTCGCCATGGTCACCACGGCTATGCAGCAGTCGCCGACCATCGACGAGCCGGTGTATGTGGCTACCGCCGAGGTGTACCGGCAGCAGCAGAGTCTGCGCTACAACCCGGAGCATCCGCCGCTCGGCAAGCTGATCATCGCGGCCGGGACGGCGTTCGCCGGGGCCGAGCTGGATCCGGCGTACCCGGGTAATCAGACCCGGCTGGGGCGGCATCTGCTGTACGAGACCGGCAACAACCCGTTTCAGGTGATGTTGCTGGCACGGCTGCCGGTGATCGTACTGACGCTGGTCTTCGGGTTGGTGGTGTTGTTCTTCGCCCGGGATCTGGCGGGGGCGTGGGCGGGGCTGATCGCGCTGGCGCTGTACAGCTTCTCCCCCGACCTGATCGCGCACGGTTCGCTGGCCACGCTCGACGTGCCGGCCGCGGGGATGTTGCTGACCGCGTTCTGGCTGGCGTGGCGGGCCCGGGAGCGGCCGAAACTGTACGTGCCACTGGCCGCTGTGGCGCTCGGTGCGGCGCTGGCGACCAGGATGAGCGTTCTCCCGGCCGTACCGCTGCTGATCCTGCTTCTGGCTCTTTCGACGTGGAAGGCTCGGCCCGGCGTCCTCAAGAAGCGACTCGCGGAGGCGGCCGGAGCGGCGCTCGGCGCGGGGCTGATCGCCATCGCGGTGGTCTGGTTCACCTATCTGGTGGTGGATCCGCGGCTGCGCTGGGAGACGCCACCCGGCCTGCCGGAACTCACCGGGCTGAAGGCCATGGTGGTGGATCTGCTGCCGTTCCCGCAGGCTTACCGGGACGGGATGCTGGTCCAGTTCAAGTTCGAGAACAAGCTGTACAACGGGTTCCTGCTGGGTGAGGCCTACAAGGGTTCGCCGTGGTACTACATGCCGGTCGCGATCCTGATCAAGACGCCGCTGGGGATGCTGGCGCTGTGGGTGGCCGGGGTGTTCACCATGCTGGTGGTTCCGAAGCTGCGGGCGGCGACGCTCTATCTGCTGCCGGTTTCGGCGCTGTTGCTGCTGTTCACGATGGTGGGGGCACGGAACTTCGGTACCCGGTACGTGATCATTCTGCCGATGTTCCTGGCGGTGGCGGCCGGGGCGGTGGCGCTGATCCGGACGATACCGTCGCGGGTGGCCACGGTGGGGTTGCTGCTGATGGTGGCGGTGAGTTCGCTGCGGACGTTCCCGTACTACCTGCCGTACTCGAACGAGGCGTTCGGCGGCACCGCGAACACGCACAACAATCTGCACGACGCGAACGTGGACTGGGGTCAGGACCTGGCCCGGCTCGGGCAGCATCTGCGGACGAAGTACCCGGGTGAGCCGGTGTGGCTGATCTACAAGGGTTCCGGGGTGCCACGGTATTACGGGATCGACGCACGGGATCCGTACTCCGTACCGGTCAGTCAGATCCGGGGTCTTCTGGTCATCTCGGACAGCCGGGTGGCGCTGGCCAGTCCCCGCCTGAAACAGATGATGGAAGGCAGCACTCTCATCGATCAGGTGGGCTATTCGATCAGTATCTATCGGCGCTAG
- a CDS encoding LURP-one-related/scramblase family protein yields MVNQYEVHAVTPDGQEAGILAFAQQKRLAFKEQVTLYTDDTKQVPLLGFKARQVIDLGATYDVTDAGGQPIGLFRKNFAASLLRSSWVVEQPGYGEIAGQERNQWVAILRRFIDYLSWLPYHFDFVIQGRPAFSVVRKWGLRDTYQVSIHDPNVDRRLVVAMAVGLDALQSR; encoded by the coding sequence ATGGTCAACCAATACGAGGTCCACGCCGTCACCCCCGACGGTCAGGAGGCCGGGATCCTCGCCTTCGCCCAGCAGAAGCGGCTGGCGTTCAAGGAGCAGGTGACCCTTTACACCGACGACACCAAGCAGGTTCCGCTGCTCGGCTTCAAGGCCCGGCAGGTCATCGACCTCGGTGCCACCTACGACGTCACCGACGCCGGCGGGCAGCCGATCGGCCTGTTCCGGAAGAACTTCGCGGCCTCTCTGCTGCGCTCCAGCTGGGTCGTGGAGCAGCCCGGATACGGCGAGATCGCCGGCCAGGAACGCAACCAGTGGGTGGCGATCCTGCGGCGCTTCATCGACTACCTGTCGTGGCTGCCGTACCACTTCGACTTCGTGATCCAGGGCCGCCCGGCTTTCTCGGTGGTGCGCAAGTGGGGCCTGCGGGACACCTACCAGGTCAGCATCCACGACCCGAACGTCGACCGCAGGCTGGTCGTGGCGATGGCCGTCGGTTTGGACGCTCTGCAGAGTCGGTAG
- a CDS encoding deoxyguanosinetriphosphate triphosphohydrolase family protein, whose amino-acid sequence MDDPRAQRLFGDSLVAPGDLASSPFRVDRDRIVSSPFLARLAGVTQVISPGGAGLLVHNRLTHSLKVAQVGRAIAERLQAADPDLAGKLGGCDPDVVEAAALAHDLGHPPFGHLGERVLDRLARQRLGLRDGFEGNAQSYRIVTSTEIRGQATIGLNLTNAVRAAILKYPWTRLTHPDPHPRFMDPPPRGAAAVPDDPDGGSLKFGAYSTEIADVRAARAPFSGRVADWQQTVEASVMDAADDIAYAIHDLEDVHRVGVLQQGAVAAELMAWQRWGPESDTNRAGGAIESLRRQLHRKDGWIADDSAFADAVELVRAELVDGLLARPFDGSLESEARVAAFSANWTRRLVDAVEMIGQPAVRSGHVQLSREQWHEVQILKFVQNRFVLERPDLALHQRGQGRLLASLVEALLSWLTDPDEAQRLPRRLRDLVELAEAELPPGTPERVQRARGRAIVDFVAGLTDSQAVGLMEALSGRSRQLWTDALVL is encoded by the coding sequence ATGGACGACCCCCGTGCCCAGCGACTCTTCGGCGACAGCCTGGTAGCCCCCGGCGATCTGGCGTCGAGCCCGTTCCGGGTGGACCGGGACCGGATCGTCAGCTCCCCGTTCCTCGCCCGCCTCGCCGGGGTCACTCAGGTGATCAGCCCCGGCGGGGCCGGCCTGCTCGTGCACAACCGGCTCACCCACAGCCTCAAGGTGGCACAGGTCGGCCGGGCCATCGCCGAGCGCCTGCAAGCCGCCGACCCCGATCTGGCCGGCAAACTCGGCGGCTGCGATCCCGATGTGGTGGAGGCGGCGGCGCTCGCCCACGACCTCGGTCACCCGCCGTTCGGGCACCTCGGCGAGCGGGTCCTCGACCGGCTGGCCCGCCAGCGTCTCGGACTGCGCGACGGCTTCGAGGGCAACGCCCAGTCGTACCGGATCGTCACCAGCACCGAGATCCGCGGCCAGGCCACCATCGGGCTCAACCTCACCAACGCCGTCCGCGCGGCCATCCTCAAATACCCGTGGACCCGGCTCACCCATCCCGATCCGCATCCCCGGTTCATGGACCCGCCGCCCCGCGGTGCCGCAGCGGTCCCCGACGACCCGGACGGCGGATCGCTCAAGTTCGGTGCCTATTCGACCGAGATCGCGGACGTCCGGGCCGCCCGCGCCCCGTTCAGCGGCCGGGTCGCCGACTGGCAGCAGACCGTCGAGGCCTCGGTGATGGACGCCGCCGACGACATCGCCTACGCCATCCACGACCTGGAGGACGTGCACCGGGTCGGGGTGCTCCAGCAGGGTGCCGTCGCCGCCGAGCTGATGGCCTGGCAGCGCTGGGGCCCCGAGTCGGACACCAACCGGGCCGGTGGCGCCATCGAGTCGCTGCGCCGCCAGTTGCACCGCAAGGACGGCTGGATCGCCGACGACTCGGCCTTCGCCGACGCCGTCGAACTGGTCCGCGCCGAACTGGTCGACGGCCTGCTGGCCCGCCCGTTCGACGGTTCCCTGGAGTCGGAGGCCCGGGTGGCGGCGTTCTCCGCCAACTGGACGCGCCGCCTGGTCGACGCGGTCGAGATGATCGGTCAGCCGGCCGTCCGCAGCGGCCACGTCCAGTTGTCCCGGGAGCAGTGGCACGAGGTACAGATCCTGAAGTTCGTCCAGAACCGTTTCGTCCTGGAACGCCCGGATCTGGCCCTCCACCAGCGCGGTCAGGGCCGCCTGCTGGCCTCCCTGGTCGAGGCCCTGCTGTCCTGGCTCACCGACCCCGACGAGGCCCAGCGCCTCCCGCGCCGGCTCCGCGACCTGGTGGAGCTGGCCGAGGCCGAACTCCCGCCCGGCACCCCCGAACGCGTCCAGCGAGCCCGGGGCCGCGCGATCGTCGACTTCGTCGCCGGCCTGACCGACAGCCAGGCGGTGGGCCTGATGGAGGCACTGTCCGGCCGCTCCCGCCAGCTGTGGACCGACGCCCTGGTCCTCTGA
- a CDS encoding CHAT domain-containing protein: MSDRDVLAEPDSTAPAAGVLTAAGPHGCHAWIALLVEPVPGRESGDGTGQHRRAEAALADAGWLAGLWDPAAGARLELRYLHQPGERLRCVLLGRVTAPTAAAATEAALRLRDRLGALPAHVRAAPVRAAADIRLLLEPFRAHPSGLAEVRKQIRAGQPARPDAGVAYYLAVPRLAGGAASWDPLWQSVADLPEPFMLTVGLEPYAPPAPFAGMLADLAARYGRLATPGRSERSPLRMRSHELAADPFAAYAARHFAEAWQHYQSTVFRTRITLAAPGPLPSTLVTRVAATICAPRADREVTHVVVTPEPDEMDTARRNLTALDNVRWDKRYLAGLPPVPTGLRLLAETMNAGEAVSAWRLPPQPAAGSRPVFVSVTTGSLHVDQLGSAHVAGDSFSNIGDGATIVNHSTVTGSFTGAPASSVSSTPSGSPGSSGSSGPSGGSAPRLAILLACANPRGSEPLRLGAEDRTLRQSIALSANRDRIRVETLNAVTIDDLRRALLGRQFDVVHFSGHGTRRGLIFEDDVGKHFQPSSAALAELFTRRKIKVAVLNACYSLSVGRISAVGTEYTIASDGPLADPAAIEFTRGFYDALGAGLDIPDAFAEGRGAAALKGLNYNAILLRRGEEHVAP; encoded by the coding sequence ATGTCCGACCGGGACGTTCTGGCCGAGCCGGACAGTACGGCGCCGGCGGCGGGGGTACTGACCGCCGCCGGGCCGCACGGCTGCCACGCGTGGATCGCCCTGCTCGTCGAGCCGGTGCCCGGCCGGGAATCCGGCGACGGCACCGGCCAGCACCGTCGTGCCGAAGCGGCCCTCGCCGACGCGGGCTGGCTCGCCGGCCTGTGGGATCCGGCCGCCGGAGCCCGGCTCGAACTGCGTTACCTGCACCAGCCCGGCGAGCGGTTGCGGTGTGTGCTGCTCGGCCGGGTGACCGCGCCGACCGCCGCAGCAGCGACCGAGGCGGCCCTGCGGCTGCGCGACCGGCTCGGCGCCCTGCCCGCGCATGTGCGGGCCGCACCGGTCCGGGCCGCTGCCGACATCAGGCTCTTGCTGGAACCGTTCCGGGCACATCCGTCCGGCCTGGCCGAGGTGCGCAAACAGATCCGGGCCGGACAGCCGGCCCGGCCGGACGCGGGAGTCGCCTACTACCTCGCCGTGCCCCGGCTCGCCGGTGGGGCAGCCAGCTGGGACCCGCTCTGGCAGAGCGTCGCCGACCTGCCGGAACCGTTCATGCTGACGGTCGGGCTGGAGCCGTACGCGCCGCCCGCACCGTTCGCCGGCATGCTCGCCGACCTGGCCGCACGGTACGGCCGGCTCGCGACCCCGGGCCGGAGCGAGCGGAGCCCGCTGCGGATGCGGAGTCACGAACTGGCCGCCGACCCGTTCGCGGCGTACGCGGCCCGGCACTTCGCCGAAGCGTGGCAGCACTACCAGTCCACGGTCTTCCGTACCCGGATCACCCTCGCCGCACCCGGTCCGCTGCCGTCCACCCTCGTCACCCGGGTGGCGGCGACGATCTGCGCGCCCCGCGCCGACCGCGAGGTCACCCATGTCGTCGTGACGCCCGAACCGGACGAGATGGACACCGCCCGGCGGAACCTGACCGCCCTGGACAACGTGCGCTGGGACAAGCGTTACCTGGCCGGGCTGCCGCCGGTGCCGACCGGGCTGCGGCTGCTGGCCGAGACCATGAACGCGGGCGAGGCGGTGTCGGCCTGGCGACTGCCACCCCAGCCGGCCGCCGGCAGCCGCCCGGTGTTCGTCTCGGTGACCACCGGCAGCCTGCACGTCGACCAGTTGGGCAGCGCACACGTGGCCGGCGACTCCTTCAGCAACATCGGCGACGGCGCCACGATCGTCAACCACAGCACCGTGACCGGCTCGTTCACCGGAGCCCCGGCCTCATCCGTCTCCTCGACCCCATCCGGTTCCCCTGGCTCGTCCGGTTCCTCAGGCCCGTCCGGGGGGTCGGCGCCCCGGCTGGCGATCCTGCTCGCATGTGCCAATCCGCGCGGCAGTGAGCCGCTGCGCCTCGGTGCGGAGGACCGGACGCTGCGGCAGTCGATCGCATTGTCGGCGAACCGCGACCGGATCCGGGTCGAGACACTGAACGCGGTCACCATCGACGACCTGCGCCGGGCTCTGCTCGGGCGGCAGTTCGACGTCGTGCACTTCTCCGGTCACGGCACCCGCCGGGGGCTGATCTTCGAGGACGACGTGGGGAAGCACTTCCAGCCGTCCAGCGCCGCGCTCGCCGAGCTGTTCACCCGCCGCAAGATCAAGGTCGCGGTGCTCAACGCCTGCTACTCGTTGTCGGTGGGCCGGATCAGTGCGGTCGGGACCGAGTACACGATCGCGTCCGACGGCCCGCTCGCCGACCCGGCCGCGATCGAGTTCACCCGCGGCTTCTACGACGCGCTCGGCGCCGGGCTGGACATCCCGGACGCCTTCGCCGAGGGCCGGGGCGCCGCCGCCCTGAAGGGCCTGAACTACAACGCGATCCTGCTGCGCCGAGGCGAGGAACACGTCGCCCCTTAG
- a CDS encoding MBL fold metallo-hydrolase — MAKRTRTRTVMALALGAAAVWAARDVPAQLGARSRGPRRERVQRSPQYSEGKFRNTVPAVQIAVGSMPKAALAAASDRDSRRPHQPIPLVTTPPGGDARGLHITWYGHSSAMIEIEGRRVLLDPVWSDRCSPSRLAGPRRLHEPPVPLRELPPIDAVVISHDHYDHLDMVTIQNLVDLQAARFLVPLGVGAHLESWGVPVGRIVELDWNEKASVAGIEFVATPARHFSGRGLSRDETLWASWVINGPTRKVFYSGDTGYFDGFAAIGAEHGPFDATLVQVGAYGDAWPDIHMTPEDGVSTHLDVRGGLLIPVHWATFNLALHEWAEPADRTWREAKARGVKLAVPRPGERVDVDNPPAVDGWWQQVS; from the coding sequence ATGGCTAAGCGAACGCGTACCCGTACCGTGATGGCTCTGGCTCTGGGCGCCGCGGCGGTGTGGGCCGCCCGCGACGTTCCCGCCCAGTTGGGCGCCCGTTCCCGGGGGCCCCGCCGGGAGCGGGTCCAGAGATCACCCCAGTACTCCGAGGGCAAATTCCGCAACACCGTCCCCGCCGTGCAGATCGCCGTCGGCTCGATGCCGAAGGCGGCGCTCGCGGCGGCGAGCGACCGCGACTCGCGACGGCCGCACCAGCCGATCCCGCTGGTCACCACGCCGCCGGGCGGCGACGCGCGGGGACTGCACATCACCTGGTACGGGCACTCGTCCGCGATGATCGAGATCGAGGGCCGCCGGGTCCTGCTCGACCCGGTCTGGAGCGATCGGTGCTCGCCGTCCCGGCTGGCCGGCCCGCGGCGCCTGCACGAGCCGCCGGTTCCGCTGCGGGAGTTGCCCCCGATCGACGCCGTGGTGATCTCCCACGACCACTACGACCACCTCGACATGGTCACCATCCAGAACCTGGTCGACCTGCAGGCGGCCCGGTTCCTGGTGCCGCTGGGTGTGGGTGCGCACCTGGAGAGCTGGGGGGTGCCGGTCGGCCGGATCGTCGAACTGGACTGGAACGAGAAGGCAAGTGTCGCCGGGATCGAGTTCGTGGCCACGCCGGCCCGGCACTTCTCCGGGCGCGGGCTGAGCCGGGACGAGACGCTCTGGGCCAGCTGGGTGATCAACGGGCCGACCCGGAAGGTGTTCTACTCCGGCGACACCGGTTACTTCGACGGGTTCGCCGCGATCGGTGCCGAGCACGGGCCGTTCGACGCGACGCTGGTGCAGGTCGGGGCGTACGGGGATGCCTGGCCGGACATTCACATGACGCCGGAGGACGGCGTGTCCACGCACCTCGACGTGCGTGGTGGGCTGTTGATCCCGGTGCACTGGGCGACGTTCAACCTGGCGCTGCACGAGTGGGCCGAGCCCGCCGACCGGACGTGGCGGGAGGCGAAGGCCCGCGGCGTGAAACTGGCCGTTCCCCGTCCGGGCGAACGGGTCGACGTGGACAACCCGCCCGCAGTCGACGGCTGGTGGCAGCAGGTCAGCTGA
- a CDS encoding CDP-alcohol phosphatidyltransferase family protein, giving the protein MKVTLQEIRERTYKPVDAWWTVLLVDPLASRLVRLVAPYRWITPNILTLIASIFGFGAAACFAVGETWYLVAGGILFHISFVVDCMDGKIARLNGTGTMFGQWLDFVLDRVRVFFIALALFGGQFVRTDDVAWLWLMAVAIFLDLFRYLNGAQIAKVRRSMTDQVNAYKEPLRAAQAEAAAEMSEPSTEMPEPEPETAPANPSTPPKKSSLKNRIGATLRRNRIRTHLISGIEYEMFVFIVGPITGLVFPVTIIAGAGLLAFESFLIFKLLRACQRFPGRLEAARVAYEQHEAERAAAVTETQSAPATV; this is encoded by the coding sequence GTGAAGGTGACCTTGCAGGAGATCCGGGAGCGGACCTACAAGCCGGTCGACGCGTGGTGGACCGTGCTTTTGGTCGACCCGCTGGCGTCGCGACTGGTGCGTCTGGTAGCGCCCTACCGATGGATCACGCCCAATATTCTGACTCTCATCGCGTCGATCTTCGGGTTCGGTGCCGCCGCCTGTTTCGCCGTCGGTGAGACCTGGTACCTCGTGGCTGGTGGAATCCTTTTCCACATCAGCTTCGTGGTCGACTGTATGGACGGCAAGATCGCCCGGCTCAACGGCACGGGCACCATGTTCGGCCAATGGCTGGACTTCGTGCTCGACCGTGTCCGGGTCTTCTTCATCGCGCTGGCCCTCTTCGGCGGCCAGTTCGTGCGGACCGACGACGTCGCCTGGCTCTGGCTGATGGCCGTCGCGATCTTCCTGGACCTGTTCCGGTACCTGAACGGTGCGCAGATCGCGAAGGTCCGGCGCAGCATGACGGACCAGGTCAACGCTTACAAGGAGCCGCTGCGGGCCGCACAGGCCGAGGCTGCCGCCGAGATGAGCGAGCCGTCCACCGAGATGCCCGAGCCGGAGCCGGAGACGGCCCCCGCGAACCCGAGCACTCCCCCGAAGAAGAGTTCGCTGAAGAACCGGATCGGTGCGACCCTGCGCCGCAACCGCATCCGGACCCACCTGATCAGCGGTATCGAGTACGAGATGTTCGTCTTCATCGTCGGCCCGATCACCGGCTTGGTCTTCCCGGTCACCATCATCGCCGGTGCCGGTCTGCTCGCTTTCGAGTCGTTCCTGATCTTCAAGCTGCTCCGGGCCTGCCAGCGGTTCCCGGGCCGGCTGGAAGCCGCCAGGGTTGCCTACGAGCAGCACGAGGCGGAGCGCGCCGCGGCGGTTACCGAGACGCAGTCCGCCCCGGCCACGGTCTGA
- a CDS encoding fatty acid desaturase family protein, whose translation MTTTAETRTSGSDFAELNRRINTAGLLRRRPAHYAVRIGLVTLALIGGWTVFFLVGSSWWTLAVAVLLAVVFTQVALVAHDLAHRQVFRTNRPSARAGLIAGNLAIGMSYGYWMDKHTKHHANPNHDDLDPDVGPDVLVWSREQARGRGFLTRHQAWFFFPLLTLLGVDLKRDSVRALLRGTVKRRGLESALLTAHFIGYLGALFLVLTPLQALAFLVVHQALYGVYLGLTFAPNHKGMPHPDGTEDYLRKQVLTSRDVRGGPFVDAILGGLNYQIEHHLFPAMPTPNLRRAQPIVRDFCAEIGVPYAETGLIESYRQALRHLHDVGAELRAR comes from the coding sequence ATGACGACGACAGCCGAGACCCGTACTTCCGGAAGCGACTTCGCCGAACTCAACCGCCGGATCAACACGGCCGGACTGCTACGGCGGCGTCCCGCCCACTACGCAGTCCGCATCGGACTGGTGACCCTCGCCCTGATCGGTGGGTGGACGGTCTTCTTCCTGGTCGGCTCCTCCTGGTGGACACTCGCCGTGGCGGTTCTCCTGGCCGTCGTGTTCACCCAGGTCGCGCTGGTGGCACACGATCTGGCGCACCGGCAGGTGTTCCGCACCAACAGACCGAGCGCGCGGGCCGGGCTGATCGCCGGCAACCTGGCGATCGGCATGTCCTACGGGTATTGGATGGACAAGCACACCAAGCACCACGCCAACCCGAATCATGACGATCTGGATCCCGATGTCGGCCCGGACGTGCTGGTGTGGTCCCGCGAGCAGGCCCGCGGCCGGGGCTTCCTGACCCGTCACCAGGCCTGGTTCTTCTTCCCGCTGCTGACCCTCCTGGGAGTCGATCTCAAGCGGGACAGCGTGCGGGCGCTGCTACGGGGCACGGTGAAACGGCGCGGGCTGGAGAGCGCGCTGCTCACGGCTCATTTCATCGGCTATCTCGGTGCGCTGTTCCTGGTGCTCACACCGCTGCAGGCGCTGGCCTTCCTAGTGGTGCACCAGGCGTTGTACGGGGTCTATCTGGGCCTGACCTTCGCACCGAACCACAAGGGCATGCCGCATCCCGACGGCACCGAGGACTATTTGCGCAAACAGGTCCTGACTTCACGTGACGTGCGGGGCGGACCGTTCGTGGACGCGATACTGGGCGGGCTCAACTATCAGATCGAGCACCACCTGTTCCCGGCCATGCCGACCCCGAACCTGCGGCGGGCCCAGCCGATCGTGCGGGATTTCTGCGCCGAGATCGGGGTGCCCTACGCGGAGACGGGGCTGATCGAGTCGTATCGGCAGGCGTTGCGGCATCTGCACGACGTCGGTGCCGAGCTGCGGGCGAGATGA